CACCGCGCTCGAGTACGGCCACGACGACGTGCGTCTGCTCGACGGCGACTACAGCGCCTGGAATCGAGAGTACGAGACGACCGGCGAGACGCCCGAGGTCGAGCCGACGACCTACGAAGCCGATCCGCTCGCGCCCGAGGAGAGCCCGCTCGTGGGCTACGACGCCGTCGCGGACGCGCTCGATCGCGACGCCGTCTTCGTCGACACGCGGGAGCAGGACGAGTTCGAGGAGGGCCGCCTGCCCGGCGCGGTCCGCTTCGACTGGCGCGAGGTCGTCGACGACGAGACGCGGCGGCTGAAACCCGAGGCCGAACTCGAGGCGCTGCTCGCCGACCACGGCATCACGCCGGATCGGGAAATCGTCCTCTACTGTAACACGGCTCGCCGAATTAGCCACACCTACGTCGTGCTCAAAGCGCTCGGCTACGAGAACGTCCGCTTCTACGAAGGGAGCCTCACGGAATGGCTCGCCAACGACGGTGAGATCGAAGCCGGGCCTGCCGGAACGGATCACTGAGACAGCCGCCGTCAGTGGCGGCCCTACGATTGCGCGGGTTCGACGGCCGGGAGCGCGAATTCGAACGTCGCCCCGTCGCTCTGTTCGGACTCGAGCCAGATCTCGCCGCCGTGGCGCTCGACGATACGTCGACAGAGCGCGAGTCCGATCCCCGTCCCGGCGTGTTCCTCGTGGCTGTGGAGTCGTTGAAACACCTCGAAAATCCGCTCCTCGTCCGCGGGATCGATTCCGATTCCCTCGTCGCTGACCGAGACGATCCAGTCGCTGCCGTCCCGTCGAACGCCCACGTGGATCTGCGGCGGCTCGTCGCCG
This portion of the Natrinema salinisoli genome encodes:
- a CDS encoding sulfurtransferase, whose protein sequence is MDESVVVSPDWLASRLDDPQVRLVDVRDAWEFDGIGHLPGAVNVPFDSYRDESDVDRGTLPGAEAFADLLGEVGITPDDTIVAYDDTHGVFAARFVLTALEYGHDDVRLLDGDYSAWNREYETTGETPEVEPTTYEADPLAPEESPLVGYDAVADALDRDAVFVDTREQDEFEEGRLPGAVRFDWREVVDDETRRLKPEAELEALLADHGITPDREIVLYCNTARRISHTYVVLKALGYENVRFYEGSLTEWLANDGEIEAGPAGTDH